The DNA window CAGCTTCCACCTCTATCTGAATGTCTTCCACATTTATGAAACTCCCCCTGCAGGTGATGACCGCACGCTCTATAATGTTTTCAAGCTCCCGCACATTACCGGGGAAGTGGTAGGAAAGGAGAAGCCTCAGGGCTTCAGAAGATATTCCTCTTATCTTTCTTGAGTATTTTCTTGAATACTTCTCTAAAAAGTGGTTCACAAGGGCTGGTATATCTTCTTTCCTCTCTCTGAGGGGAGGTAGATACAGTCTTACAACGCTTAGCCTGTAGTAAAGGTCCTCTCTAAATTGCCCCTGTCTTATCAGTTCCCTGAGGTTTCTGTTGGTGGAGGCTACTATACGCACGTTTGCCCTTCTTGTTCTGGTATCTCCGAGCCTTTCAAACTCCTTCTCCTGCACCAGATGAAGAATCTTCGCCTGAAGATGCATGGGCATATCACCAATCTCGTCCAGAAACAGGGTGCCACCATCCGCAAGCTCCACCTTGCCGGGTTTGTCTTTGACCGCACCAGTGAAAGCTCCCCTCATGTATCCGAATAGCTCTGCCTCAAGAAGGCTCTCGGGTATGGCGGCGCAGTTGACCTTGACAAAGGGACCATCCCTCCTGGGAGATAGGTAATGTATATATCTTGCAAGAAGACTCTTGCCAGCGCCCGTCTCTCCTTCAAGAAGGATGTTCACATCATAATCTGAGACGGTCTTTACCGTGTCCAGCACCTTCTGGAAGGCGGGACTCTTGGTTATGATGGTTTCCTCCTCACCCAGCTCACATATAGATACCTCGTTAACCACATAAAGAGATGCCACATAACCAAATCCAGAGGACATGGGAGAAATGAGAAGAGATGCTCTTTGCCTTCCACAGGGTGTTTCCACGAATATGTCTGCCCTCTCGCCCTCTGGAGGGAGCTCCTGAAGGGAGAGGTTTATAAGCTCTTTTATGTTTCTACCTGCCAGTGTTTCTCCTTCCTCTCTACAGAGCATCCTTCTTGCAACCCTGTTATGCTCCACCACATTGCCCTCTGGGTCAAGCACCAGTATGGCTTCCACTATGGAGTTCAGTATGGTTTCCTTGTATGTTCTCTGACGCTCGGCCTCCACTATACAGTGAACCACGTTACTCACATCTCTGAAGACCTCAAGAACCCCCACAAACCTATCCCCTTCGTAAAGGGGCGACATGCTCCAGCAGGCATGCTTTGAACTTGATGTCTCCACGTCGTAGACCTGAACCCCTTCCCCCTCCTCCCTTACATACCCAAAGGGGCAGTTTTTGCATATGGAGAAAAGGCCTATACAGCTTTTCCCTTCAAGCTCCTGAACTCCCAAAAGCCTCTTTGCAGAGCTGTTGGCATATACCACATGAAAGTTTTCATCTATTACAAGAACACCGTCAAAAAGCCCCTCAAGGAAGGAAAAATCCATAGCAAAATTATAAATCCCAGCTTGTGGGCACCTTTGACATCATCCTGAGGCTCTCCTCAAAGGCTGACATGTATTTCATGGCGGTTATCATGGAACCCTTGAACTTCAGCCTTTTTGTCAACATTGCTGCACGGGGACCCATATCCCCAGTTGCCAGCTTTTTCCAGTTTTCCGGGCTTGCCCAGAGCTCAAAGTCATATTTGTGGGCGTTTGCCCTTCCGGCGGATTTTGCCACACCCTTTTCCACTATAAGCTCTACTGCATCGCCCTCTTTACCCTCTATGAAATACTTTATGGTAGCGGAAAAGTCCTTGAGGTCAGATTTGAGCTTTTCGTTTCTGTTCCATTCTTCCATGTAAGCCCTCATCCATTCTTCTGACAGAAACCTGTGCATTCTTAACCTCCTATTCTAGTGAAAGTATCCACTGGACTATCTGTCTTGCTTCTGCTTCTGGTATTTTCTGCGGTGGCATGGGCACATTACCCCATACACCGGCGCTGCCTTTCAGAGTCTTCTCTGTGAGATAATCCACTGTATCCTGTCTGCCTTTATACTTCTTGGCTATGTCCGTATAACTGGGTCCCACCTTTTTTGCCTTCACATCATGGCATGCCATACATCCCCTCTGCCTTGCCAGCTGTTCACTGGCATAGAGACTACTCAAAAACCCTCCCACCAGAAAAGCACTAATAAAGAGGGTTCTCCACATACTGGCCTCCAGTAATAAAAAGGAGGGAAGGCTCAGGACCTTCCCCTGTGGCGGTCACTTGCCTGCCTCTTCCCTGAGTGCCTTGAAAACCTCGTTGAAGGAAACTTCGTCGTTGTTTACAAAGACGCCCACGTTACCCATTACGCATACGGAATATTTAGGACCGGTAAGAGCCCATCCATGCAGTGGGGTCCACTCCTGACCGGAGAAGGCTGTGTAACCGTCTGCCTGCATCTTTGCCATCATGTTGTTTGCGGCGCACATCTCCGCTGCCATTGCTGCGTGCTCTTCGGAAATGTTGCCCTTGTAGGCAACCAGCTTGCCGTCGTTGGTAAACTCTCCTGCAGCCCAGACACCTTTAATTTTCATAAGCCTGTCAAGGTTTACCATGGCTTTCACCTCCTTTTAGATATACTTGGAAAGGGTTTCAAAGGTCTTGTCAAAGTCCGCCTTGTCAAGCTCTACAAATACGCCCACGTTGCCCATTATGCAGGCAGCGTATTTACCGCCAGCAACCGCAAAGCCATAGACTGGATAAAAACCATCCTGACCCGTGTAAGCACTCCAGCCCTTCGCCTGCATGTTGCCCATGAGCTTGTTGGCGGCACACATCATGGCTGCGATTTCTGCAGCCTTTTCTGTTATGTTTCCATAGTAGGCAAGCAGCCTACCATCATCGGTGAACTCTCCTGCTGCCACTGCACCGGGCAGCGACATTAAGTCTTTGAGCTTGCTGAGTGTTGCCATGATTCCACCTCCTTTAAAGGTTTTCATTTTATACATATGCAAACAGAGTGCCATACTGAGCTGTTTTTAAAGCAAGGAATATAAGGTCTTTTAAAGGAGTATGTCTTAACTCATATGTTGCATGTTGCAACAGTGGTGCAACATAGGGCAGGACTTGAAACTGCTGAAAGACGGCATAAACTTTTACCCTTATGGTAAGAGAGATACTGACATTCCCTCATCCTGCTTTGAAGACTCCAACTAAGAAGGTGGACGCCATAGACAGGGAGATAAAAGAACTTGTCAGAGATATGTTTGAGACCATGTATCATGCGGAAGGTGTGGGGCTTGCTGCCAATCAGATAGGGGTGAGCCTTAGAATTATGGTGATAGACACCACGCCCAAGAAGGAGAGCCCACCTCTGAAGCTGGTTCTTATAAACCCGGAGGTTATATCCGCAGAGGGAAACACAAAATACAGAGAGGGTTGTCTTTCTTTCCCTGGGCTTACGGTAGAGGTAGAAAGGCACAGCAAGTTAAGGGTGAAGGCTCTTGACCTGAATGGGGAAGAGAAAGAATACGAGCTTGAGGGCTTTCCTGCCATAGTTTTTCAGCACGAGATGGACCACCTTTTGGGTATAACATTCCTTGACAGGTTGAACGGGCTGAGGAAAAGACTGGCTCTTGAAAAATACTCAAAGCTTCAAAAGCAGAGAGTATGAAAGTGGAGCTTGTGGACTTTTATCCCTTTGAAGTGTCCACAAGGAAACCACGCCTTCTTGCCTACGCAGATGTAAGACTTGATGGGAAGATACTTATAAGGGGGATAAGGCTCTATGAAGCAAGGAACGGGGGCTTCTTCATATCCATGCCTGAGTATAACCCTGAGACAAAAAGGGCGATGGTGGAAGTGGAGGATAAAGAGCTTCTGGAAAGGATAAGAAGAGTATTGGTAGACCAATACAAAAACATTATCTCTCAATCTTGACGTGGTTTCCTGAGTGGTGTATACTTACAACCGCAGGAGGGGTCATGAGACTTTCCTGTGATATAGAGTTGAAGAGGGGCGTGGAGGTGCCACATAACTTCAGGCAGGGACTTTTGTCTCTGGTCAAAGAATCAATAAAAAGGAGCTCAGAGGATGGTGAGCTGTTTTATAGGGTCTGGTACTCTTACAACAGACAGAAGCCTTTTACTTTCTCTGCTTTTTTCCCTTTGAAAAGGGTAAAAGGAAAGTCAATTCTTGATGGGGATTTCTTTAGTTTTAGCCGCCAATTGTGGGATTGAAAGGTATCCGCTAAATAGTCCTGTAATTCTTACAGGTGAGGTTTTAGCTGCCAATTTTGGAAGCCTCCGGTTTAGAGTCGTAAGAGAGATTAAAATATGGTAGTGCCCGTTGATGTTGACCAGCTTTTTCAACTCACAAACTTGGTGGGTATAGTTACATTTTCAGTAGCTGGTGCCCTCAAAGGAATAAGGGAAGGGCTTGACCTTCTTGGAATAGCCACTCTAGGTGTGGTAACTGCTCTTGGTGGAGGTATGCTCAGGGACATAATGGTGGGAAAGATTCCAAACGCTCTCCTATCACCCTATGACATGAGCCTTGCCCTTTTGGGTGTTCTCATATCACTGCTTCTTCACACAAGAATCAAAAGACAGCTTGAAAACAGGTATGCCTTTCTCTTACTTGATGCCGTAGGGCTGTCAGCCTTTACCACCACGGGTGCTATTCTGGCTTACAGCACAGGTGTGTCCTTTTATGGTGTTGTGCTCCTCGCCACCATCACTGGCGTAGGTGGAGGTGCAATAGGGGACATACTTCTCAGACGGGTCCCATGGGTGCTGAAAGAAGACTTCTACGCCACATGTAGCATAATCGGGTCAGTGGTCTTTTATGTAAGTATGGAAATCATTCAGAATATTACCCTTTCCTCACTAGCATGCACCCTCAGTACCCTCATACTGCGTATACTTGCAATTGTTTATGGGTGGAGGCTGCCGAGGATTGTGAGAGGATAGCTAATATAATAGCAATTATATTAACACAGACGGAGCGGGTCTGTTTAACTGACATCTGTTGACATCTGACATCAGACATTATAAAATTCTGTCAAAATATTGAAAGGAGGCTGTCATGGAGAATGACAGGGGATTTGTCAAAGTGAAGGCATCCGAATACGCCCAGCTCATGGACCTGTCTCTCAACACGGTAAAGAATCGTATAAGGGCCGGGGTCTTGAAGGGAGGCAAGGAGGAAGATGGTATATGGTATGTTTACCTTACTCAGGAAGAGCTGGAACACATAAGAGGTTTTAGAGAGGTTCAGGAAGATAGAAACAGGAGCCTTCAATCAAACCTTGAGGGGCTGAAATCAACCCTTGAAGGTAGTTTAATAGCCACATACATGTCCGCACTTATGCAGAAGGAACAGCAGAAAGAACAACTTCTTCATGAACTCTCAAGTCTTTATACGCTCCTTGCTATAAGGGAGAAGGAGATGGAGTTTTTATTGAAAGAGCTTGAAAACACTAAGGAAAGATGCAGAGAAAAGGAGCTGGAAAACCAGAAGTTAAAGGGGATAATAGAAGAGAAGGAAGAAGTAATCAAAAGGCTTCAAGAAGAACTGAGAGAGAAGGAGCATATTCTGAACCAGAAGGAGCTGGAACTCCAGAGGGTTGTGCTGGACAAAGACAGAGAGTTACTAAGCAAGGAAATGGAACTATCTACCCTTCGCATGGAACTGGAGAAGAGAAAGAAGAAGGAATAAAATTAATAAGACCATGGACGGGCTTTTAGACCTCTGGGTTAAGAGCCTGAGCAGGACAAAGAGCCAAAGGACTGTAATCACCTACAGCATGTGTCTTGCCTCTTTTCAGAAACATGTAGGTAAGGGCATGAATCTTCTCGAAATTGAACCCATGAAGGTTTTTTCATACATTGACTCCTCTGAGCTTTCTGTAACCTCTCTTCTGACCCACCTCTCTGCTATAAAGCATTTTTATAAATTCGCCTTTAGAAGGGGATGGCTTAGCAAGGAACAGTTCTCCGAGCTTGAAGCAGTTATTGAAGAGATAAGGGAAGACCTTTCAGGCTCCAGGTCGCAGAAAAGCCCGAAAGCTCTCAGCAAGGAAGAATTGAGCAAAATCTTTGAAACGGTAAGAAATACAAAGTACGAGCGTGTATATAGCCTTCTTCTATACAGTGGTATAAGGCTTTCTGAATATGCCCAGCTCAGAAGGGAGTTCTTTCAGAGGGACAGGAACAATATATACTGGCTGAGACTGCCTGCGGAGGTAACCAAGAGGGGGAAGGAAAGACTGGTTCCCATAATGGGTCCATCAAAAGAGGAGACCATGAGCATAAACGAAAAGCTTGATTACTGGCTTCAGGATTACGATGCTTTCATTATGGTAAAGGCAGGTTCTTTGCAGGTCTATACCAACAGGCTTTCTCAAAGACTGGGCATTCCCTTTTCTGTGCATAGCTTCAGGCATACATACATAACGAACCTTGTAAACTCAGGCTTTCCTGCAGAGGTGGTAAAGGAGTTTGCAGGACACTCAAATGTAAAGACAACCATAGACATATACTACCGTTTCAGTCAGGAGAGGGCAAGGATCATGGTGGAGAACTTTCTCAGATGAAGTTCTTTGTTTTCACCATCTTCCCTCAGGTCATTGAATGCTACGCCAGCTACGGCATAGTAAAACAGGCTCTAAAAAAGGGTGCCCTTGAGCTTTTTGTCCTTGACCTGAGAGACTTTGCTCACAAGAGACAGGTGGATGATAACGCCTACGGCGGACATCCGGGTATGGTGATAAAGCCAGAGCCTGTCTTCGGAGCATACGAGCATGTAATGAAAAACTTTGGCAAGCCCCACACCATAATCCCACAGCCTTGGGGCAGAAGGCTCACTCAGGCAGACCTTGACAGGCTATCAAAGTTGGAGAGCATTGCAGTCATATGCGGGAGGTATGAGGGGCTGGATGAGAGGGTCAGCGCGCTGGCGGATGAGGAGCTATCCTTAGGGGACTTTGTGCTGGCTGGGGGTGAGCTTCTGGCTCTTGTGCTTCTTGAAGGCATAGCAAGGCTTCTACCGGGAGTCCTTGGCGAGCCTGAGAGTATAAGAAAAGACTCTTTCAGAAGATGGCTGGGTGCACCCGTATACACCAGACCTGCAGAGTTCATGGGGATGAAGGTGCCTGAGGTGCTTCTCTCGGGCAACCATCAGCTCATAAGCCTGTGGGAGCTGTGGCACTCCATAGAGAGAACCTTCAGGCTCAGAAGAGACCTTATTCCGGAATACATGAACAACTTAGAGAGCTCCATGCTCTCATCTATAATGGAAGGTAAGAGATTTGAAGAGTGGCTGGAGGAGGTGGGTTATGAAAGAGCTGTTAAGAGCCTTCAGAGCGTGCAACTATCTGGCTGTGGGGATGATTTATCTGAGGGACAATCCCCTTCTGAAGGAGCCCCTCAAGAGAGAACACCTTAAGAGAAGACTGCTGGGACACTGGGGAGCAAGCCCCAACATAAGCCTTGTGTATCTGGCTGCAAGCTATACACTCAGAAGATACTCTGTGAACTCCCTTCTTGTGGTGGGTCCCGGACATGGAGCACCCGGATACATAGCGCCTCTCTACCTTGAGGGAACTCTTACCAGCTTCTATCCGGAGTTTTCAAGGGACGCAGAGGGTATGAAGAAACTTTTTAAGTCCTTTTCCTTTCCCGGTGGTCTTGGTAGCCACTGCACTCCCGAGCTTCCGGGCTCCATACAGGAGGGAGGAGAGCTTGGCTATAGCCTATCTCACGCCTTCGGTGCTGTCTTTGACAACCCTGACCTCGTGGCAGTTGCCATAGTGGGTGATGGTGAGGCGGAGACTGGACCGCTCGCCACCGCCTGGCATTCTAGCAAGTTCCTCAACCCCCAGAGGGATGGGCTGGTTTTGCCAGTGCTATCACTAAACGGCTACAAGATAAACAACCCCACCCTGTTTGCGAGGATTCCAAGGGAAGAGCTCATAAGCCTTCTGAGAGGCTACGGCTATGAGCCCCTCTGGGTGGAGGGAGAGGAGCCTGAAGAGGTGATGGGTCAGATGCTTCAGGCTGTGGAGACCGCCTTTGAAAGGCTCATGGAGCTCAGAGGAAAGGCTATAAGACCCGTGCTTCCCGCCATAGTCCTCAAGACTCCCAAGGGATGGACTGCACCAAAGGAATTTAGGGGAAGATACATTGAGGGCTACTGGAGGTCCCATCAGGTTCCCCTGTCAGAGGTGCACGAAAATCCCGAAAGCCTGCGTCTTCTTGAAGAGTGGCTCAGGAGCTACGGACCTCAGGAGCTCTTTGACGCAGAGGGAAAGCCCCTCATAGACTGTCGTGAGGTCTTTCCCGAGGAGGGCAGAAGGCTTGGAGACACGCCCTACGCCAACGGTGGACTGCTGAGAAAGCCCCTTGAACTGCCAGAGGCCGAGAGGTTTGAGGTGGAAAAGTTTACACTTCACAGCAACACTCTCCCTCTGGGATACTATCTGAGGGAAGTTCTGAAGAGAAATCCCCGCAGCTTCAGGGTCTTTGGTCCTGATGAGACCGCCTCCAACAGACTCCATCCCACCTTTGAGGAGGGAAAGGCATGGATGCTGGAAAGGCTACCGGTAGACGAAGACGAAGGTCATCTCAGCCCCGTGGGCAGGGTGATGGAGATGCTCTCAGAACATACGGTGGAGGGCTGGCTGGAGGGATACCTGCTTACAGGCAGGCATGGAATTCTGAGCACCTACGAGGGCTTTGCCCCCATAATAACCTCCATGGTAAACCAGTTTGGAAAGTGGCTGGACATTTCACTGGATGTGCCATGGAGGGCACCCATAAGCTCTCTCAACCTCCTTCTTACCTCCGTGGTCTGGAGGCAGGACCACAACGGCTTTACCCATCAGGACCCCGGGTTTATAAACAGCATAGTGGACAAGTGGCCCAATGTGGTCAGGCTCTACTTTCCCTGCGATGCTAACACCCTTCTGGCAACTGCGGAGCTGTGCCTTAAATCCACCAACAGGGTAAACATCATAGTGGTGGACAAACAGGTCCATCCCCAGTATCTGAGCTATGAGGGGGCTTATAGGCATGCCATAAAGGGCATAGGAATATTTGACTTTGCAAGCACGCACAC is part of the Aquificaceae bacterium genome and encodes:
- a CDS encoding sigma 54-interacting transcriptional regulator codes for the protein MDFSFLEGLFDGVLVIDENFHVVYANSSAKRLLGVQELEGKSCIGLFSICKNCPFGYVREEGEGVQVYDVETSSSKHACWSMSPLYEGDRFVGVLEVFRDVSNVVHCIVEAERQRTYKETILNSIVEAILVLDPEGNVVEHNRVARRMLCREEGETLAGRNIKELINLSLQELPPEGERADIFVETPCGRQRASLLISPMSSGFGYVASLYVVNEVSICELGEEETIITKSPAFQKVLDTVKTVSDYDVNILLEGETGAGKSLLARYIHYLSPRRDGPFVKVNCAAIPESLLEAELFGYMRGAFTGAVKDKPGKVELADGGTLFLDEIGDMPMHLQAKILHLVQEKEFERLGDTRTRRANVRIVASTNRNLRELIRQGQFREDLYYRLSVVRLYLPPLRERKEDIPALVNHFLEKYSRKYSRKIRGISSEALRLLLSYHFPGNVRELENIIERAVITCRGSFINVEDIQIEVEAAEGDRDEERERIKRILEQVGGNRSLAAKMLGMHRTTLWRKLKELGMG
- a CDS encoding trimeric intracellular cation channel family protein, translating into MVVPVDVDQLFQLTNLVGIVTFSVAGALKGIREGLDLLGIATLGVVTALGGGMLRDIMVGKIPNALLSPYDMSLALLGVLISLLLHTRIKRQLENRYAFLLLDAVGLSAFTTTGAILAYSTGVSFYGVVLLATITGVGGGAIGDILLRRVPWVLKEDFYATCSIIGSVVFYVSMEIIQNITLSSLACTLSTLILRILAIVYGWRLPRIVRG
- a CDS encoding DUF2173 family protein, which gives rise to MATLSKLKDLMSLPGAVAAGEFTDDGRLLAYYGNITEKAAEIAAMMCAANKLMGNMQAKGWSAYTGQDGFYPVYGFAVAGGKYAACIMGNVGVFVELDKADFDKTFETLSKYI
- a CDS encoding phosphoketolase family protein — translated: MKELLRAFRACNYLAVGMIYLRDNPLLKEPLKREHLKRRLLGHWGASPNISLVYLAASYTLRRYSVNSLLVVGPGHGAPGYIAPLYLEGTLTSFYPEFSRDAEGMKKLFKSFSFPGGLGSHCTPELPGSIQEGGELGYSLSHAFGAVFDNPDLVAVAIVGDGEAETGPLATAWHSSKFLNPQRDGLVLPVLSLNGYKINNPTLFARIPREELISLLRGYGYEPLWVEGEEPEEVMGQMLQAVETAFERLMELRGKAIRPVLPAIVLKTPKGWTAPKEFRGRYIEGYWRSHQVPLSEVHENPESLRLLEEWLRSYGPQELFDAEGKPLIDCREVFPEEGRRLGDTPYANGGLLRKPLELPEAERFEVEKFTLHSNTLPLGYYLREVLKRNPRSFRVFGPDETASNRLHPTFEEGKAWMLERLPVDEDEGHLSPVGRVMEMLSEHTVEGWLEGYLLTGRHGILSTYEGFAPIITSMVNQFGKWLDISLDVPWRAPISSLNLLLTSVVWRQDHNGFTHQDPGFINSIVDKWPNVVRLYFPCDANTLLATAELCLKSTNRVNIIVVDKQVHPQYLSYEGAYRHAIKGIGIFDFASTHTDREPDVVLASCGDIPTKEGVCASFILREFFPDLAIRFVNVVNLFRLTPDSEHPDGLPDRDFDAYFTTDRPIIFNFHGYPWLIHRLTYRRKNHKNLHVRGYRENRRFGIDATQIQPFLRGRGGITTPLQLAIINQIDRFSIAIDVIQRTPTLQAKGGKYIDLLKDMQIRALKHAYEEGVDDPEFSDENFLVPELRKFLP
- the trmD gene encoding tRNA (guanosine(37)-N1)-methyltransferase TrmD, yielding MKFFVFTIFPQVIECYASYGIVKQALKKGALELFVLDLRDFAHKRQVDDNAYGGHPGMVIKPEPVFGAYEHVMKNFGKPHTIIPQPWGRRLTQADLDRLSKLESIAVICGRYEGLDERVSALADEELSLGDFVLAGGELLALVLLEGIARLLPGVLGEPESIRKDSFRRWLGAPVYTRPAEFMGMKVPEVLLSGNHQLISLWELWHSIERTFRLRRDLIPEYMNNLESSMLSSIMEGKRFEEWLEEVGYERAVKSLQSVQLSGCGDDLSEGQSPSEGAPQERTP
- a CDS encoding c-type cytochrome, with translation MWRTLFISAFLVGGFLSSLYASEQLARQRGCMACHDVKAKKVGPSYTDIAKKYKGRQDTVDYLTEKTLKGSAGVWGNVPMPPQKIPEAEARQIVQWILSLE
- a CDS encoding site-specific integrase, which codes for MDGLLDLWVKSLSRTKSQRTVITYSMCLASFQKHVGKGMNLLEIEPMKVFSYIDSSELSVTSLLTHLSAIKHFYKFAFRRGWLSKEQFSELEAVIEEIREDLSGSRSQKSPKALSKEELSKIFETVRNTKYERVYSLLLYSGIRLSEYAQLRREFFQRDRNNIYWLRLPAEVTKRGKERLVPIMGPSKEETMSINEKLDYWLQDYDAFIMVKAGSLQVYTNRLSQRLGIPFSVHSFRHTYITNLVNSGFPAEVVKEFAGHSNVKTTIDIYYRFSQERARIMVENFLR
- a CDS encoding DUF2173 family protein; amino-acid sequence: MVNLDRLMKIKGVWAAGEFTNDGKLVAYKGNISEEHAAMAAEMCAANNMMAKMQADGYTAFSGQEWTPLHGWALTGPKYSVCVMGNVGVFVNNDEVSFNEVFKALREEAGK
- a CDS encoding septation protein SpoVG family protein, whose translation is MKVELVDFYPFEVSTRKPRLLAYADVRLDGKILIRGIRLYEARNGGFFISMPEYNPETKRAMVEVEDKELLERIRRVLVDQYKNIISQS
- a CDS encoding SCP2 sterol-binding domain-containing protein; translation: MHRFLSEEWMRAYMEEWNRNEKLKSDLKDFSATIKYFIEGKEGDAVELIVEKGVAKSAGRANAHKYDFELWASPENWKKLATGDMGPRAAMLTKRLKFKGSMITAMKYMSAFEESLRMMSKVPTSWDL
- the def gene encoding peptide deformylase — protein: MVREILTFPHPALKTPTKKVDAIDREIKELVRDMFETMYHAEGVGLAANQIGVSLRIMVIDTTPKKESPPLKLVLINPEVISAEGNTKYREGCLSFPGLTVEVERHSKLRVKALDLNGEEKEYELEGFPAIVFQHEMDHLLGITFLDRLNGLRKRLALEKYSKLQKQRV